Proteins encoded within one genomic window of Lactococcus garvieae:
- a CDS encoding Ig-like domain-containing protein: MIQLSLSSLLHPKAPQEPTGVTLNKTTLTLAVGAKETLTATVEPVDAVDKTVTWSSSDETIATVSAQGEVEIIAEGIANIIASTVNGKTATCEVTGTAA, from the coding sequence ATGATCCAACTAAGCTTGTCCTCATTACTACACCCTAAGGCTCCCCAGGAACCAACTGGGGTTACGCTAAATAAAACAACATTAACTCTTGCTGTTGGTGCAAAAGAAACACTGACTGCAACAGTTGAGCCTGTAGATGCTGTAGATAAAACTGTGACTTGGTCATCAAGTGATGAAACGATTGCTACAGTATCAGCACAAGGTGAAGTAGAAATTATTGCAGAGGGAATCGCAAATATCATAGCCTCGACAGTAAATGGAAAAACTGCAACTTGTGAAGTAACAGGCACAGCAGCTTAA
- a CDS encoding tail assembly chaperone — protein sequence MELVINEKTYTLNFGMRFLRDINKKVETPIEFGSAIKQQIGLKYFVSLLLDGDITALATVMITANAGQKPNLTQAIVDNYFDDEDTDIDALFDSVMEGLETANATKKVVIQLKEAVEAAEAQQE from the coding sequence ATGGAATTAGTAATCAACGAAAAAACTTACACTTTAAACTTTGGAATGCGCTTCTTGCGTGACATCAATAAAAAAGTTGAAACACCAATTGAATTTGGTTCAGCTATCAAGCAACAAATTGGATTGAAGTACTTTGTTTCTCTTCTTTTGGATGGAGATATCACAGCACTCGCAACAGTTATGATCACTGCAAATGCTGGTCAAAAACCTAACCTCACACAAGCAATCGTTGACAACTACTTTGACGATGAAGATACTGATATCGATGCTTTATTTGACAGCGTGATGGAGGGTTTAGAGACAGCGAATGCTACGAAGAAAGTAGTCATTCAACTCAAAGAGGCAGTGGAAGCAGCGGAAGCGCAACAAGAATAG
- a CDS encoding phage head-tail connector protein, translating to MSAIDDLKVMLDFDGEDTARDKRLNLIIKNAEASLLTRLPGQKEIPNELSYIVVELAIIRFNRIGNEGMKTFRQEGEDITYDLTDDLAPFMDAINAWLNNQEDPPGKAGKVQFL from the coding sequence ATGTCTGCTATTGATGATCTTAAAGTAATGCTTGATTTTGATGGTGAGGACACAGCACGTGATAAAAGATTAAATCTGATTATCAAGAATGCTGAAGCTTCACTATTGACCCGATTACCTGGACAAAAGGAAATTCCTAATGAATTAAGTTATATCGTTGTTGAACTTGCCATTATTCGTTTTAACCGGATTGGAAATGAGGGTATGAAAACTTTCAGGCAAGAAGGTGAAGATATTACTTACGATTTAACAGATGATTTAGCTCCTTTTATGGATGCTATCAATGCTTGGTTGAATAACCAAGAAGATCCTCCAGGTAAAGCCGGAAAGGTCCAGTTTCTATGA
- a CDS encoding HK97-gp10 family putative phage morphogenesis protein, with translation MASVSIKGADALKKALQKNLKLEAAKKVVKNNSDQLHNALVRNTRKGVVFSKGYSMEQINQDIASRMPEYKDGGLSSEQGTAKDYAPYLINGTRFMEAEDFMKEPFETQQEKFKSDMERLVK, from the coding sequence ATGGCTAGTGTATCAATAAAAGGCGCAGATGCTTTAAAGAAAGCATTGCAGAAAAATTTAAAGCTTGAGGCTGCAAAAAAAGTTGTCAAAAATAACAGTGATCAATTGCATAATGCTCTTGTTCGAAATACGAGGAAAGGCGTTGTCTTTTCAAAAGGGTATTCAATGGAGCAAATCAATCAAGATATTGCTTCACGTATGCCTGAGTATAAGGATGGTGGCTTATCGTCTGAACAAGGGACAGCGAAAGATTATGCACCCTATTTGATCAACGGGACACGGTTTATGGAAGCAGAAGATTTCATGAAAGAACCTTTTGAGACACAACAGGAAAAATTCAAATCGGATATGGAGAGATTAGTTAAATGA
- a CDS encoding distal tail protein Dit, whose translation MSYEFRDTTDLSDHKESMSSEAFSIDGLYPENELSEIKYRTLQVIGREELTYDLYKADSIYGVDGEALINKRLPGRELTIKFKIETQTAAEFATAYRKLKGFLVGNHRQIKFDDEPNLVYVGTLAAMDSPEPGQVRGTNTFTFFCDDVHPKSVDTKVLNATNSGGVNGSIVANEDGSVTVNVNNQGTLETYPQVKVTHTSDNGFVGLVSPESVVQLGSIEEILINNKTTEKVKYKSAWLLNEKRGNNTNFKDFANSKDTNPQNEKLETDGTIAFKNDGLRLTALGSPPVYGSYLTMGGLKKFTIPADENKESGARFFSSYMNILAWAGKMGQTGLLQVLYMTSANKLICGFGIYKDDSKGNTANAQYYIGGNTQRTFHNFKFPANNAESNQKPNNKNKNFNSSKGGVTITKSAGGKFKWSLTDTSQSLTVPELDSAKVSHIYVYIGQLKGRTISTNHFMSNIVLRGLSFRKDDVAMYFDETTDVETIIPANPHHYGEGEVLLVDMGSAKVFKKDGSIPGNDELITGSEFFSIPPGESSFDLFFSDEMTTLPDIEISWKERFL comes from the coding sequence ATGTCTTATGAATTTAGAGACACTACAGATTTGTCTGATCATAAAGAGAGTATGTCAAGTGAGGCATTTTCTATTGATGGACTTTATCCCGAAAATGAATTATCCGAAATAAAATATCGTACATTGCAAGTTATAGGTCGAGAAGAACTAACCTATGATTTATATAAGGCAGACAGTATATATGGGGTAGACGGAGAAGCATTAATCAATAAACGACTGCCGGGGCGTGAGTTAACGATTAAATTTAAAATTGAAACTCAGACAGCAGCCGAATTTGCGACAGCTTATCGGAAACTCAAAGGATTTTTAGTAGGGAATCATAGACAGATTAAGTTTGATGATGAGCCTAATCTTGTTTATGTTGGGACTTTAGCTGCAATGGATAGTCCTGAACCTGGACAAGTACGAGGAACAAATACCTTCACATTTTTCTGTGATGATGTCCATCCCAAAAGTGTAGATACTAAAGTTCTAAATGCAACAAATTCTGGAGGGGTAAATGGCTCTATTGTAGCCAATGAAGACGGTTCTGTTACAGTCAATGTAAATAACCAAGGGACACTTGAGACTTATCCTCAAGTAAAAGTTACCCATACTTCAGACAATGGTTTTGTGGGATTGGTTAGTCCAGAATCAGTGGTTCAATTGGGAAGTATTGAAGAAATACTAATCAATAATAAAACCACCGAAAAAGTGAAATATAAAAGTGCGTGGCTCTTGAATGAAAAAAGAGGGAACAACACAAACTTTAAAGATTTTGCGAATTCCAAGGATACCAACCCTCAAAACGAAAAACTGGAAACAGATGGGACCATCGCTTTTAAAAATGATGGTTTGCGACTAACTGCTTTGGGGAGTCCACCGGTTTATGGTTCATATCTGACTATGGGGGGATTGAAAAAGTTTACGATTCCAGCTGATGAAAACAAAGAATCCGGTGCGCGGTTCTTCAGTTCTTATATGAATATTTTAGCCTGGGCAGGAAAAATGGGTCAAACTGGTCTATTACAAGTACTTTATATGACAAGTGCTAACAAGTTGATTTGTGGTTTTGGTATTTATAAAGATGATTCAAAAGGAAATACTGCTAATGCACAATATTATATTGGTGGAAATACCCAGCGTACGTTTCATAACTTTAAGTTTCCAGCAAATAATGCAGAATCAAATCAAAAGCCAAACAATAAAAATAAAAATTTCAACTCCTCAAAAGGTGGAGTAACTATCACCAAAAGCGCCGGTGGTAAATTTAAGTGGTCACTGACAGATACGAGTCAATCTTTAACTGTTCCAGAGTTAGACAGTGCCAAAGTTTCACATATCTATGTGTATATTGGCCAGCTTAAAGGAAGAACCATTAGTACAAATCATTTCATGTCAAACATTGTTTTGCGTGGATTGAGTTTCAGAAAAGATGATGTTGCCATGTATTTTGATGAAACAACTGACGTCGAAACGATTATACCGGCCAATCCTCACCATTATGGTGAAGGAGAAGTTCTTCTGGTAGATATGGGCAGTGCTAAAGTCTTTAAAAAAGATGGCTCTATTCCAGGTAATGATGAGTTAATAACAGGGTCAGAATTCTTTTCAATTCCTCCTGGAGAAAGTAGCTTTGATTTGTTTTTCTCTGATGAAATGACAACATTACCAGATATTGAAATAAGTTGGAAAGAGAGGTTCCTATAA
- a CDS encoding capsid assembly scaffolding protein Gp46 family protein, with the protein MSEQTPPVELNETQVATPPANEPTQPPVETPPAEPTNDGPTNADFAKMRVENNKLKKQLEAFEEEKRERDFAKMSKEQRAKAEFDEEREKFEADRKAFIQEKQQAQIAADLSEKGLPKSFAKVLALLDSDEDVLSLIDEAVKEQSELIDSKTKALLAGTPPKVSRNTGEAPVTKEAFNKMSYAQKMDLYQTDKELYNKLKEA; encoded by the coding sequence ATGAGTGAACAAACACCACCAGTTGAACTAAATGAAACACAAGTAGCTACACCGCCAGCAAATGAACCTACTCAACCACCAGTTGAAACTCCTCCAGCGGAGCCAACAAACGATGGACCTACAAATGCTGATTTTGCAAAAATGCGAGTTGAAAACAACAAGTTAAAAAAGCAACTTGAAGCATTTGAGGAAGAAAAGCGAGAGCGCGATTTTGCCAAAATGAGCAAAGAGCAACGTGCAAAAGCTGAATTTGATGAAGAACGTGAGAAGTTTGAAGCTGACCGTAAAGCATTTATTCAAGAAAAACAACAAGCTCAGATTGCTGCTGATTTATCTGAAAAAGGCTTGCCGAAGTCTTTTGCCAAGGTTTTGGCGCTACTTGATAGTGACGAAGATGTTCTATCACTTATTGATGAAGCTGTCAAAGAACAATCTGAATTGATTGATTCGAAAACAAAGGCGCTTCTTGCAGGTACTCCACCAAAAGTAAGTCGGAATACTGGGGAAGCACCAGTCACAAAAGAGGCATTTAACAAAATGAGTTATGCCCAAAAAATGGATCTTTATCAAACAGATAAAGAATTATACAACAAGCTAAAGGAGGCTTAA
- a CDS encoding phage major tail protein, TP901-1 family — protein MAGETVTPQAVQGKNIVFMIRKYADRKTKAASSVIFQTDYGRSLSADSDATATKDGNVNTSKPAATEVTASLILSTQDDLIDELEEACQNGDLLEIWEINLQKPTTEEGTTPMKYKGKYMQGTLTSFELSAKADDLATYDSTFSINGKPQKGEVTVSKENQEEIDYVFADTTATP, from the coding sequence ATGGCTGGAGAAACAGTTACACCACAAGCGGTCCAAGGAAAAAATATTGTTTTCATGATTCGTAAATATGCAGACCGTAAAACTAAAGCTGCAAGTTCTGTTATTTTTCAAACAGATTATGGCCGTTCATTAAGCGCGGATAGTGATGCTACGGCAACTAAAGACGGTAACGTCAATACTTCTAAGCCTGCGGCAACAGAAGTTACAGCATCACTGATTTTGTCCACACAAGATGATCTAATTGATGAATTAGAAGAGGCTTGTCAAAATGGTGATTTACTTGAAATTTGGGAAATTAACCTTCAAAAACCTACCACAGAAGAAGGTACAACACCTATGAAATATAAAGGTAAGTACATGCAAGGGACTTTAACGTCATTTGAACTTTCTGCGAAAGCCGATGATCTTGCAACTTATGATAGTACCTTCTCAATCAATGGAAAACCACAAAAGGGCGAAGTTACTGTAAGTAAAGAAAATCAAGAAGAAATTGATTATGTCTTTGCAGACACAACTGCCACACCCTAA
- a CDS encoding fibronectin type III domain-containing protein: MSLQTQLPHPNAPQNVTGVINSDGSITVSWDKVEGALAYLTHYGDANQGASSELKYMGYSETNSWTLAADNVPELQTGDFILVTVQTYNVKAPSDIPTEVEKAQYLHDGEFTGSAWSESVTLTLTTN, translated from the coding sequence ATGTCTTTGCAGACACAACTGCCACACCCTAATGCGCCCCAGAATGTAACTGGGGTAATTAATAGTGACGGATCTATTACTGTAAGTTGGGACAAGGTAGAAGGAGCGCTTGCGTATCTCACACATTATGGAGATGCTAACCAAGGTGCCTCTTCGGAACTTAAATACATGGGTTACTCTGAAACGAACTCATGGACTCTAGCTGCAGATAATGTTCCAGAGCTTCAAACAGGAGATTTTATTCTTGTAACGGTACAAACCTACAATGTAAAAGCACCTAGTGATATTCCTACGGAAGTAGAAAAGGCACAGTACCTCCATGATGGAGAGTTTACAGGCTCGGCTTGGAGTGAATCTGTGACACTAACATTAACAACTAATTAA
- a CDS encoding N4-gp56 family major capsid protein gives MVQGKTTTANVVIPEVMADMISAKLPSKLRFAGLADIDDTLTGKPGDTITYPKWKYIGPAEDVAEGEAIPLDQLGKDVADVKVKKAGKGVEITDEAMLSGLGDPIGEAGRQLTLSIADKVDNDLLALVDTSTQKVETATAGKITLADLRKAIDVFSDEDLQNMVLVTSRTDATNLRDEYLAANSGADVAANMQTAGAFARVLGVDIIRSNKIAAGKGALVKTTIDPETEETGSAFRIVMKRGVQVESDRDIIKKSTVITADEHYGVYLYDPTKLVLITTP, from the coding sequence ATGGTACAAGGAAAAACAACTACTGCTAATGTAGTTATCCCAGAGGTTATGGCTGACATGATTTCAGCAAAATTGCCAAGCAAATTGCGATTTGCAGGGCTTGCGGATATTGATGACACGCTCACTGGTAAACCAGGAGATACTATCACTTATCCAAAATGGAAATATATTGGCCCAGCTGAAGATGTTGCGGAGGGTGAAGCAATTCCATTAGATCAACTTGGAAAAGATGTTGCTGATGTAAAAGTGAAAAAAGCCGGTAAAGGTGTAGAAATTACTGATGAAGCAATGCTTTCAGGTCTTGGTGATCCAATCGGTGAAGCTGGACGTCAACTTACCTTGTCAATTGCAGACAAGGTTGATAATGACCTTTTAGCGTTAGTTGATACTTCGACTCAAAAAGTTGAAACAGCAACAGCTGGAAAAATTACACTTGCTGATTTGCGAAAAGCTATCGATGTATTTTCAGACGAAGACTTGCAAAATATGGTTCTTGTAACTTCCCGAACTGATGCAACAAATTTACGTGATGAATATCTTGCAGCTAACTCAGGTGCTGATGTTGCAGCAAATATGCAGACTGCCGGAGCATTTGCTCGTGTCTTAGGTGTGGATATTATCCGTTCAAATAAAATTGCTGCAGGTAAAGGGGCCTTGGTTAAAACTACAATTGATCCCGAAACTGAAGAAACAGGAAGTGCGTTCCGTATTGTTATGAAACGTGGTGTGCAAGTTGAATCAGATCGCGACATTATCAAAAAATCTACAGTGATTACAGCAGACGAACATTATGGTGTTTATCTCTATGATCCAACTAAGCTTGTCCTCATTACTACACCCTAA
- a CDS encoding tape measure protein → MSESYTVSATLSAKDQGFTSTMKAGLGALDSLTAKAAKSGSIFKSVLGANVIGSGITKGLSLVSTGVRGLVSELDESSKAWQVFQGNMEELKMPTKDIQAAKKDMQQFATQTIYSASDMASTYSQLAAVGIKNTGELVKGFGGLAAASSEPTQAMKTLSQQATQMAAKPMVQWQDFKLMLEQTPAGISAVAKTMGMSTKDLVKNVQDGKVKTQEFFDAITKTGTNANFTKMATQFKSVGQAVDGLKEGLSNKLMPIFERVSKKGIELVTNLSDAIEKIDFEKIANKAMRFVGNIKKGFSQIWSGFKDSGAISALSSAFSAIGAAIKNVKSALSGGVGEGLKNLGSSLGGLTSKAAGVIESVANAIAKMSPGQINQVVGALKAAATAMIAFKVGSMAFQKGLAVYNGVAKTVGVIKTLTSALKGLSSVQGGKGTKALADIPTAPATSKLSGWTGIAKSVGIIVAIGGSMKLVASAFKDMANIRVSWGQLGKNLAQMGTFLLAAAVSMGVIGGAIQLFPPIATALAIGAGVFVGLAETMGLVGKGLESFAKSSDSAIKTVNNIKFDKNFSKKLVELLGAMAGLSAVGSFAGIIGGLSAPFAVLGAISFTAISATITKISKFATELDSMNIPEANVIKPKLKQVQDIANALASFKVGNVGNIGAVFSTAFANLSTGNIIGTFKKVSDFVQEVSKMPSIDSSVLQSKFKMLADVRNELNKITQSNSTGGTSIDAAINSWFGKLDTSNLVASFQKVTDLVKKISSMETVDASSLDAKFKTIKDVFEKIRSFSKENFDSSIFDSLNSLFGKMDTSNLVNSFTKVADLTNKIANLPTIDSGVIDTKFKAIKNVFTKLHDFKIESYTGDTSNLSSYNKIISAINELSGFVQKLASTNIVDISGKLNQIKTTITQLSKFTVPAPPENLTQTLDNVKKTVTPLGEIATSMGTIANIPDLSAIGPKIDQIKAAVNKIATLVISPMASGLKDSITGLEPVISSITTIARSLQAFSGVVINGEAISASLNTIKSVLNNGVWDAMQTGLSKLGTMETTFTSGTTAFQSLKTMVSAMNNIPAASTAIQANVDNIQKGLDKLSGINFSADIAGKAAQYAAAVNSLISSLKGMGGNFSPVGNEWASKITQGFVSGISSSTGRATSAIRSLISAVRGAGASSAGQFQSVGAMIGAGLASGMYSALGQVRAAADALVAEANRAAQAKAKIHSPSRLFRDEVGWYIGAGVAVGISKSTATVVGATKQLTNKTLSAATAVLPKLQTVSTKMLDAVTPDLSSLSNFARDSRARFESKLNANYSYNQPIYVTAEVISTLDGKEVGYGTARYVKQKNDAEDARHRRLGGKI, encoded by the coding sequence ATGTCAGAAAGCTATACAGTATCAGCAACGCTTAGTGCGAAAGACCAAGGCTTTACAAGTACTATGAAAGCAGGACTTGGTGCACTTGATTCTTTAACAGCAAAGGCTGCTAAGTCAGGAAGTATTTTTAAATCTGTTCTTGGTGCAAATGTCATTGGTTCAGGAATTACCAAAGGGCTTAGTTTGGTTAGTACTGGAGTTCGTGGTCTTGTTTCTGAGTTGGATGAATCCAGCAAAGCTTGGCAAGTCTTTCAAGGAAATATGGAAGAGTTGAAAATGCCAACTAAGGATATTCAGGCTGCTAAAAAGGATATGCAACAGTTTGCCACACAAACTATCTACTCTGCCTCTGACATGGCTTCAACGTATTCTCAGCTTGCAGCGGTAGGTATAAAGAATACAGGTGAGCTTGTCAAAGGTTTCGGGGGTCTTGCAGCAGCTTCTTCTGAACCAACACAGGCTATGAAGACATTGAGTCAACAAGCTACCCAAATGGCAGCTAAGCCTATGGTGCAATGGCAAGACTTTAAACTTATGCTTGAGCAAACTCCGGCAGGTATTTCAGCGGTTGCAAAAACCATGGGAATGAGTACCAAAGACTTAGTTAAAAATGTACAAGACGGTAAAGTGAAAACGCAAGAGTTCTTTGATGCAATTACAAAAACAGGGACAAATGCGAACTTTACAAAAATGGCTACTCAGTTCAAAAGTGTTGGCCAAGCTGTTGATGGACTGAAAGAAGGTCTGTCTAATAAACTCATGCCAATCTTTGAGAGAGTGAGTAAAAAAGGAATTGAGCTTGTCACGAACCTTTCGGACGCTATCGAAAAAATTGACTTTGAAAAGATAGCCAATAAGGCAATGAGATTTGTTGGAAATATAAAAAAAGGATTTTCTCAAATCTGGTCAGGTTTTAAAGATTCGGGAGCCATATCTGCACTGTCTTCAGCATTCTCCGCAATAGGTGCAGCAATTAAAAATGTTAAATCTGCTTTATCTGGCGGCGTGGGTGAAGGTTTGAAAAATCTTGGTTCGTCATTAGGAGGACTAACTTCTAAAGCTGCAGGCGTGATTGAATCAGTTGCTAACGCCATTGCAAAAATGTCTCCAGGACAAATTAACCAAGTTGTGGGAGCTTTAAAAGCAGCAGCAACTGCAATGATTGCTTTTAAAGTGGGATCAATGGCCTTCCAAAAAGGGTTGGCTGTCTACAATGGTGTAGCTAAAACAGTTGGTGTTATCAAAACCCTTACTTCAGCTTTGAAAGGTTTATCGTCAGTTCAAGGAGGCAAAGGGACTAAAGCCCTTGCAGATATTCCAACGGCTCCAGCAACTTCAAAACTTTCTGGTTGGACTGGAATTGCTAAAAGTGTAGGTATTATTGTTGCTATTGGTGGATCAATGAAATTGGTTGCCTCAGCTTTCAAAGATATGGCAAATATTCGAGTATCTTGGGGGCAACTTGGTAAGAATTTAGCACAAATGGGAACATTCCTTCTTGCTGCTGCAGTTTCTATGGGGGTTATAGGGGGAGCTATTCAACTCTTTCCACCTATTGCAACAGCTTTGGCTATCGGTGCCGGTGTGTTTGTTGGTTTAGCTGAAACAATGGGATTGGTTGGGAAAGGTTTAGAATCATTTGCAAAGAGTTCAGATTCTGCAATTAAAACAGTAAACAATATTAAATTTGATAAAAACTTCTCCAAGAAGCTAGTTGAACTTTTAGGAGCTATGGCAGGTCTTTCAGCAGTAGGAAGTTTTGCAGGAATTATAGGTGGTTTGTCAGCACCATTTGCTGTGCTAGGAGCAATTAGTTTTACAGCTATTTCCGCTACAATTACCAAGATTTCTAAATTTGCAACAGAACTTGACTCCATGAACATTCCGGAAGCTAATGTTATTAAGCCAAAGTTGAAGCAAGTTCAAGATATTGCTAATGCATTGGCATCATTCAAAGTTGGTAATGTTGGTAATATTGGAGCAGTATTCAGTACGGCTTTTGCAAATTTATCTACAGGAAATATTATTGGAACTTTTAAAAAAGTTTCTGATTTTGTTCAAGAAGTTAGCAAAATGCCAAGTATTGATTCATCGGTCTTGCAGTCTAAGTTCAAGATGCTAGCTGATGTTAGAAATGAATTAAATAAAATTACTCAGTCAAACTCTACTGGAGGAACAAGTATTGACGCGGCTATTAATTCATGGTTTGGAAAACTTGATACTTCAAATCTTGTTGCATCATTTCAGAAAGTGACGGATCTTGTAAAGAAAATTTCCTCTATGGAAACTGTAGATGCATCAAGTCTTGATGCTAAATTCAAAACGATAAAAGATGTGTTTGAAAAAATCCGAAGTTTTTCAAAAGAAAATTTTGACTCATCAATATTTGATAGTTTGAATTCACTTTTTGGAAAAATGGATACTTCAAACTTGGTCAACTCTTTTACAAAAGTTGCAGATTTGACTAATAAAATTGCAAACTTACCAACCATTGATAGTGGTGTTATCGATACAAAATTTAAAGCAATAAAAAATGTATTTACGAAGCTACATGACTTTAAAATTGAATCTTACACAGGGGATACTTCTAATTTATCGTCATATAACAAAATTATCAGTGCTATCAATGAATTATCAGGATTTGTCCAAAAGTTAGCTAGTACTAATATTGTTGATATTAGTGGTAAATTGAACCAAATAAAAACTACTATTACTCAATTATCTAAGTTCACAGTTCCTGCACCACCAGAGAACTTAACACAGACTTTGGATAATGTTAAGAAGACAGTGACACCGTTAGGAGAGATCGCTACTTCAATGGGTACTATCGCCAATATTCCTGATTTATCAGCTATAGGGCCTAAAATTGATCAGATTAAGGCAGCTGTAAATAAAATTGCTACTTTGGTTATTTCACCAATGGCGTCTGGACTTAAAGATTCCATAACAGGTCTTGAACCTGTCATTTCTAGCATTACAACAATTGCTCGTAGTCTCCAAGCTTTTAGTGGTGTTGTGATTAATGGTGAGGCAATTTCAGCAAGCCTTAACACAATAAAGTCTGTGCTTAATAATGGTGTTTGGGATGCAATGCAAACAGGTTTATCTAAACTAGGTACCATGGAAACTACATTTACTAGTGGAACTACGGCATTTCAGTCTCTAAAAACAATGGTTTCAGCAATGAATAATATTCCGGCAGCTTCAACAGCTATACAAGCAAACGTGGATAATATCCAAAAAGGATTAGACAAGCTATCAGGTATTAACTTCAGTGCTGATATCGCTGGCAAAGCTGCTCAGTACGCTGCAGCAGTGAACAGTCTTATTTCTTCTTTAAAAGGAATGGGTGGAAACTTTTCACCAGTAGGTAATGAATGGGCTTCAAAAATTACTCAAGGATTTGTTTCAGGAATTTCTTCGTCTACAGGAAGGGCGACATCTGCAATCAGAAGTTTAATTTCTGCAGTTAGAGGAGCCGGTGCTTCTAGTGCCGGACAATTTCAATCTGTTGGAGCCATGATTGGTGCTGGATTGGCATCTGGTATGTATAGCGCCCTTGGACAAGTAAGAGCTGCTGCAGATGCGTTAGTTGCGGAAGCAAATAGGGCAGCTCAAGCTAAAGCCAAAATTCATTCACCATCTCGTTTGTTCCGTGATGAAGTCGGTTGGTATATTGGCGCAGGGGTTGCAGTTGGTATAAGTAAGAGCACAGCAACAGTTGTAGGAGCTACTAAACAGCTTACTAACAAAACACTAAGTGCTGCTACAGCAGTGCTTCCAAAACTTCAAACAGTTAGCACAAAGATGTTAGATGCTGTTACTCCAGATTTATCTTCGTTGTCTAACTTTGCTCGGGATTCAAGAGCTAGATTTGAAAGTAAGCTCAATGCTAATTATAGTTACAATCAACCAATCTACGTGACTGCAGAAGTAATCTCAACTCTTGATGGAAAAGAAGTTGGGTATGGTACCGCAAGATACGTAAAACAAAAAAACGATGCAGAAGATGCACGTCATAGACGTTTAGGAGGGAAAATTTAA